The nucleotide sequence CTCGTTGCCCTCTGCGTGGCCTCTGCCCAGGCTGGTCTTCTGCCCTTCCATGCTCCTGCTCCCCTGGCTGCTCCTCTGGGAACTCCATTCGCTGCTCCTCTGGCTGCTCCCGTGGCTGCTCCTGTTGCCACTGCCGGTGTGGTGGCACCCTATGCCTCCAGCTTCAATGCCCACCGCATCAACCACGCCGTGGCCTACCCAGTGGCTCCAGCTCCAGTGGCCTTCGCTGCTCCCGTTCCCGCTCCCCTGCCCGTTCCAGTAGCTGCTCCTGCCCCGGTGGCCtttgctgctcctgctcctctgCCAGTGGCTGCTGCCCCTGCTCCTGTGGCTTTTGCTGCCCCGGCCAAGGTTGGATTCGGCTTCGCTGCCCCTGCTCCTCTGGGATTCGCCCCTGCTCCGGCGCCTGTGGCCTTCGCCGCCCCCGCCAAGTTCGGATTCGGACCCTTCGCCGCTCCCCTCGCCGCTCCAGTGCCAGCGCCCCTGGCTGTGGCCCCCAAGTTCGCACCCGCCCCCTACTTCTTCTAAGGATTCAGCCAAAAGATCACTCAATTCATCCGTTCCATCCGTCCTATTAGCTTGTAGAACTTAGCCCAAATCTTCATACCTAGAGAGCAACAACGCTTGGcgaataaaaaactaaatcattaatcaatttatttcaaGACTTTTATTGAAATGCTTTTGGTGATATTTCCTATCATATCTACCTTGGGAGATACCTCCTAAAA is from Drosophila suzukii chromosome 3, CBGP_Dsuzu_IsoJpt1.0, whole genome shotgun sequence and encodes:
- the LOC108010530 gene encoding skin secretory protein xP2 produces the protein MFAKIVLVALCVASAQAGLLPFHAPAPLAAPLGTPFAAPLAAPVAAPVATAGVVAPYASSFNAHRINHAVAYPVAPAPVAFAAPVPAPLPVPVAAPAPVAFAAPAPLPVAAAPAPVAFAAPAKVGFGFAAPAPLGFAPAPAPVAFAAPAKFGFGPFAAPLAAPVPAPLAVAPKFAPAPYFF